Part of the Calypte anna isolate BGI_N300 chromosome 21, bCalAnn1_v1.p, whole genome shotgun sequence genome is shown below.
ttttccccattttttccctctttctgcaTTCCACCCAGCCTTCTTatccttattttttcctctacttAAGCTGAGAGACCTATCTTGGTTATCTGAAACAGCAATGGGTTCCATGGTCAACCCATGaggtaaggaaagaaaaaaaatctgcccaTGATTTGTGAGTTCTATCTGCCCACACGTGAGTTGTGCAGTCAGGTCCTCTCCTGATCCCACTAACACAGCTGCTGCTAACAGGACTTGGAGAAATTCCTTCCCCCAAGGATACAGCAAATGTCTTTCTGGGATACAAGAACTTTCTGTTTCATCAGCATCCTCAGTTCTGGGCAGCCTTGAGGCACAGCTGCTCTTCTCAGCCTTTCTGGACAATCTAAATAGGGATGCTCAGCAGCTAGAGTGTTGCCACATTTACTGGACAAGATTACATTTGAGTGCCTGTGAACACTAATTAACCCTCACTACCTTCCTCGGGGtgcattttccttcttgaaTTATTTCTTCATCCACCAAGGTCATCCTCAAAATACTCATTTGCCTCCATGTGTGGAGTAGGGCATAAAGTACTGATGTTGTTTGGTGGAGACACTGAAGCAAAGGACTTGCCCAAAGGCAACCAAAAATAGAACAAATTTTGATTGCTTTAGTTTGTACCTGACATGAACATTTGCAATGCTTTGCTTAGAGTTacaattaaaggaaaattttctgCAGGTGGAAATTCAGGGAGCTGCTTATTTGTAAAGAATAATGCAAAAGTTCTGTGTTCCCAAGCACAGGAAGATGTTTTCATGCCCTGTAACCAGCCATGTGATCGTGCTGGAGGGGGCCCATGTCATGTTAAAAACCAACTCCAGACTTCATGAAGTAGTGAAGTGCCTCACTTGTCTCCACCCTGGAGttaattactttaatttttaatttagcagtTTGTACTTACATTTTTTGGTACTCTTAACATAAATTTGAAACTTCTAGTGACATCCCAAGCCCAGGTATCAAATATGCCTTCAGGACAAGATAGCAGGACACCAAAGATACTTTACATTCTATACAGTGATTCATTTGCATGTTGGAAAACAACTGGGAAGACACTACTCTTGAGAGAGAAGTCTCATTCTAATCTATCATTAGTGTTCAAGAATAACATACCAGGGAGATGAATGGAATGTTAATGATGACACACTTATGCATGAAATACTTTGGGCTGGGGAACATAAAGGACAATGAGAGGTGTAAGTATAAGCTCTGGAATCCCTTCAGCATTCTGAGGGCTTTCTTACAGTCTCCAGGTTCACATATTTCTCACATTTCTAGACTTAGATGACAGTAGGAATTCcagtgtaaataaaaaaaaaaaaaaaaaaaagagaaagaaaaaaagaaaaaagaaaaaaggaaaaaaagaaaaaaaattgtgcagccgaggagaaaaaaaagttgtcctCAGGTCAAAGGGTATAAAACTAAGTAGGTATTATGCTGCATGAGTTTCTGTGGGGAATTTATTAGGTGAAATACATATAGACTAATACAGCATTTTAATAATACCTTGTATATATCCAGTGCTTCTCATCTTGAAGTGTAATAGTAACTACAGAGAGTAGTAGCTACAGAGAACTCCTTCTGTTCTGCAAAACCTTCAAGCATTTGTAAACTGTGAGTGCAGAGCCACAAGGATGAGCTGGTGGAGGAGCTAAACAGATCAACTcttcttttctgaaggaaacCACTGTTCCTTGAAGCATTTCAGGGCACCAGGATTACAAAGACTTCAAAGAAAAGGATATGGTTTGACAGACTTCACTAACTCAGAAATTTTGATGTGGCCACAGATGGGACGTGAACACTTTCTGTATGACAGGTCCTCTTATTGTGGTTGAAGTCTGAGGTAATCTTAGAAAATACTGGACATTTGGAATGAAACTACCACAAAATAAAAGACTTTTTCCAGCTAGCTGCTTTCTGTTTGAAGAAGTGAGAGAACTTCTCAATTTGGTTTTCTCTCTTCATGATTTCAGACTGGCTCTCCTAAAGCCTCTGTAATTTTTGGACTTACAGAAAACACTTCTCATCCATATTCGAAgcttaagttaaaaaaaaaaaaattaaaaaataaaaattgtaacaCCTCAGTGGGGTTCTGCAAGTCCTGACACCATTCCTGTTTGCTGCACAGCCTCTGGGGTCTAATAAAACAATATATATGCTTTCAAATTTGGTTTACTCCCACAGATCCTCACGTTactactgtaattttttccacTCTTCTTGCTGTTCATTAGGCCACAGGAAATCCATggcaaaaccccaaacctgtgGAACCAAGAGCTTAAAAAAGCATGTGGGTTATCAGTGCCCTCTGTTGGCTACCggcacagggagctgctgacagaaaagcttttttaatcAGTGAAGAAAATCCCTTCTGTCGCGACTTTTGGGGCGACTcagtccttttcctttctgccttttcGCGCCCGAGGTGCCAATGGAGGAAACGCCTCAGCCCGGAGATTCTGAGAGCCTCTTTCCCTCAAattacccattttttttcctcaggaaagaaagaagagatcCCTCCCACACGCGATCTGCTGTCAAGACGAAATAACTGACGGGACGTGTCTCACGTTGCAACTCTCTTATCACTCTTTTCCTCCGCCCTGAGACGTGGCAGCCCTCACACCCTTCCTGAGGGGCCGCCGGGGACGCCCTCCCCCGTTCTACAGACCCGCCAGCCCCAGTGCAGGACCCGCAGCCGAGGGAACTTTATCCCGCCGGGTCCCCGGAGCCCCCGGGCTGACGACTTCGCCTCATCCCCGCGGCCGCCATCACGGGGGCGGTACTGGAAGTGAGCAGCCGGCAGTAGGCGGCCCCTTCCCGGAAGCGGAGGGCATCGCTGCCCCGCCTGCCCCGGCCGCCATCTTGGCTGGGAGCCGCGGTCTCGCCGCAGCGGGGAGGTGTGGGGGTGGTGTCGCCGGTGGCGGCCCGACCCTGCCCTGCCCGCCTTTCTTCTGTggcttctcctctcttcccttccgttttccttcccttcctccttcgCTCGGCCTCTGGCTGCGGGCAGGTGGGGCGTCCCGGCGGCGGAAGGGCCTGCGCCAGCAGGGAGAGGTAAGTGAGGCCTGGGCCGGCGGAGCGAGCTCTGAGGGAGCAGGGCgggctctgtcccctccttcTGGCTCTGCCGGCCCGGTTCCGGGCAGCCTGCTAGCTGAAAGCCCTGAgttctcccttctccttttgctcctttttGACTTCTTCCCTCGcttcccctcctcaggaagcGGAGCGGCCACTGAGGTGCTTGGCCGCCTAGAGAGCCGGGGGTTGTTAACTTGGCTCTGGTAAACTGTTATCCAGGCTGGGAAAAACTGGTTTGCGACCGTAATTTCTGTAAATGTTGCCGTTTATTTTCGGTATaagatgcagagctgcttttcaggTAAGGCTTTGAGGGGCAAGGACATCCCAGTGACTGTTCTCAGTGCTGTGAGATAGCTCAGTGTACTTTCGCAATCCTTAGGCTTCAGAACAAGTAATTGTGTTGAATTCAAAGATAGGGTGTATAATCTATTTACTGAAATCAAAGCTGATTTATTtcgaggaaaaaaaacccaaaactacgATTTCAAGAGGTGAGACAAAAAGAATACTGTATTTCAACCACTGATTTGCAGACATTCTGACAAAAGCCAGGTTAAACCCCTTTGGTTTTAGTAGTTTTAGGATATTTGACCACGTACAAAGTTGGTGCTTGTGGTTGAAATAAAAGTACTTTTTAGTAAATTGTACTCAGCTATGTGCTTGAAGTAAAGGAATAGAAAGGGTGATAGGCGTTTGACATACTTTTCATGGCTAATTTGTCTTACCTCTTTCTACAAGATGCTTGTAAAATCTTTCGTTTTCACTTCAGCTTGCATGCACAAATGTTAGGTATCTTACTAAATTTCTCGGAGGAAAGCAAGTAAAACAGGAGTTGTTGGTTGGTAGGTGTTCTGTGGGTGCATTGTAAGGGCTAACACACCTCCTTTTCCTTGTAAACAGCATGGGATTTCCTTTCTCCACACTGCCTTGTCTCACTTTGGATCAGGTCTGTTTATGGGGAAGAGAATAATCTGGCTCGGCAGCTCACTTCTGTAAATTCAGCTGGCTCTTAAGCAGGCAGCAGATTTCCTTTAAAACTCCTCACCTCAAAGTCAGTTACAAGGttattgtgggtttttgttatttatttcaagTAACTGGATGTGTAGGAGCACCAAATGAATGTAAATGATGGACAAATTTACATAATAAATGAGCAAGCTGAATAGGGAAATTAATTACTTAAAAAGCCCCTTAAAACAGTGTCATAATGATGTTTGATCAGCCTAAACACAAGTCTGGTTATTAAGAATTCAAGTGGACTATTTTCCTAATCACAGTTCTGCTTGGTATTTAATCAGCAGTGGCCTGGCAGGAGTGTTTTCCGATTTTGGCAGTGTACAGAGTCTCATGAGAGTATGTTAGCTGGTTAAGATGTTGCATTGTTCTTGCCACTTATGAGTTCTGATCATTTAAtatacttttctcttttttcttttttttttttttttttaaatactctgtAGAGCAGGTTTTGCAAAAATGTGGAGCTATGTTCAGTGAAGCACAGTAGCTCTGTCTAAAGATTGTATCAAAATTGTGTTGATatatgaatatgtatttttaaaaaaaaactagaTGAGCAACAACAGTAATAAGAGAGCACCAACGACAGCAACACAGAGGCTTAAACAAGACTACCTTCGAATTAAGAAAGATCCAGTGCCTTATATCTGTGCAGAGCCCCTCCCATCTAACATTCTTGAATGGTAAGAATTTAAGTCAATTTTTCACACTTTCAAGAGAAGATTTTCCTGGTGGTCAAGCCATGTTCCCTCAGTCCTGCTGACTGAATGGGAATCTTGGGGTTTGGGAGGTGGAGTATGGAATTTGTGCTGAAGTGATCCTGATGCTATTTTTCTAGAGAAATTGATGTCTGATTGTGTCATGGATTTCACAGTATTTACATTCTCTTCTTTGTCACAGGCACTATGTTGTACGAGGACCTGAAATGACTCCCTATGAAGGTAAAAGCACATAgcaaagtgtgtgtgtgcctgttgGAATGCGTAAAATACAACTAAATAGCTCTAAAAACTCTTAGTGCAGTTTCAAAGTTGTCTGTGGGTTGTGTAGCAGCTTGTTGAAAAGAGGCAGTGGTACTGCTCTCTTAGGAATACTTTTGTTACAGAGGTTTCTTAGCAAAGCCACATGAAGGTTAAGGTTAAACTGAAGGCAGATTAACTTCCTGTTAAGCAATTGTGGAAGGTTTTGGAGAAGTTAACTTGCTTTAGATAGTTAAAGCAGTTGTTAAATTTTGACTGTCAAAGATCATTAAAGAGATTTTGTTACTACATATATGGTCTCAGTGAAATGAAAGACATGTTCTCTGTGAAATTCtgtggagaaagagagaaacataAAAGCCTTATTAGTTTGTTCTACTCAGATATTTCACAGTGTCTTTTGAAATCGAGTTCTTCATAAGGTACTTGCAGTTAGCTGTGTTTCTGGAAAACTAACCTGATTGTATTGTGTTATATACACTTTGGAtggttttcctttaaatgtgTTATGGGCTTGACAGCACCCAAGTACTGCTTGTAATGTGAGAGAATGGCCTCCAAAGTCATAGTCCTTATTCCTGTGTTTTAGAGGCACAAGATGTGAGGAGCTCCATCCCTTTAGtgagaggggaaggagacaAGTACAGGGTTTTATTTGTCCCATGTTGCATAGCAGCTTAGGACTTCATTTTTGGGCAAAATAAGTAATTCATCTCTTTATGTAATGCAGGTGGCTATTATCATGGGAAACTAATATTCCCCAGAGAATTTCCTTTTAAACCTCCCAGTATTTATATGATTACACCTAATGGAAGGTTTAAGTGTAATACAAGGTAAGGATTTTCTTCTAACACTTCAACAATTAAACACCATTTTACCAATATGTATAACTTACAGTAATTTTAATGGCAAAAATAAACCACACTGCCTGTCTTATCCTTTTGAAGATTGTGTCTTTCCATCACTGATTTCCACCCGGATACATGGAATCCAGCTTGGTCAGTCTCAACCATCTTGACCGGCCTCCTTAGCTTCATGGTGGAAAAGGGCCCCACACTGGGCAGCATAGAGACCTCAGAGTTCACAGTAAGCTCCAGCCCGTCTGATGTTGAACCTTTTGTCAGCTTAAGGAGTCTTGAGCATGACCTCAGAGTTAAACCAGCAGCAGGAGTAGCTGGCATTTTGATACCTCAAAAATGAAGGTGGTGTTGCCTGCTACAGATGATGGGCAGATGAAGCAAGTCAGTTTAGGTagtgtggggatggggagagaatTTCTTATGTCACTTAGGTCAAGGAATGTCTGTTGTAGTGAAAAATATTCACAAGTATGAAGTTGGAAATGTTAAACCACTAGCCAGTTAGTTTCTGAACCATTCTTGTTGGAAATATTGATGTTGAATTTGAGGTATATTAACCTTATTTACATACAAGTGCTGATAATTTGTTTCCTCCACAGAAAAGACAGCTTGCTGCACAAAGCTtggcatttaatttaaaagataaagtCTTCTGCGAGCTCTTCCCTGAAGTGGTGGAGGTAAGGGGATTAAATTGcaaattatttgcaaatattgCAGATTGCAAATTAATTGCAAATTGTCTCTGCAGTAATTTGAATTTCTGTAGTTTTTCAACTTCTCTCTCTAGTCTAATTGTCTAAAGAGTCCTAATTGTTTAGGACTTCTCCCAGACAGTAGCTCACTTTGTCATATTGGAAgtcttttaaagtcttttttgATGTATAACAATTAAAAACTTGAATCTTGAAACAGAAccatttttctgctgcagaaagatTCATGGTGTTTAAAACCAAAGGTGTGTGTTCAGGATTGGAATTGTAGCCGTGGCTGAGCTGCTCATGCAGCAGACAGTGTTTTTATAATTGTATACTGTGTTTTCTGGAGTTTGAGTAGGACTAATCTTTGTATATCTGGACTTGGTCCATCAATGGTCTGGACTACTTTTATGATCACAGGCTGGTATATTCATCTTGCTTCTGAAAATGGGTGGTGTCTTTTAGGGTGTGTGTCTTCCTTGCACAATGCTGACCCTGCAGGTGTGTTGGTACACAGTTTGTATCAGCTAACAACTTGAGGGATACAGAAATGTGCTTCATGTAAGGTTCTGAAAATGGTTACCCTTCAGCCAGACAACAGTTACATAAATGGTATAGGTTTatgaaagaaagaggggggggaaagtcTCTCACTTTGTTCAGACCTCTAGGATTCTCTCAGCAGTTTCCACTGATGGTTTTTGGTTCTCAAAGGTCTCATCTCTTATGAATGAAGGCTGTTCCTTTGTTCACTCCTCTCTCAAGATGGCTCCTTCCCTATAACTTCCTGGTGAAGGAAATCCATTCTTTCAGCTTGCTTTTGAGACCAAGAGTTAATTTTCTGCATGTGATATGAATGGGAACAGTTTTCTGTTCCAGACTCTCTCTGGAGGCACAGTGTTATAACACTGATGCTTGCTATAATTTGAAAGGTATAAAATTTATTCTGTCAGGAAAGTGGTTTTGTGTTGTGCACATTTTTCCAAACTGCAATTCTTAATTATTGTTCAAAGGATATATATTGTAGAAGAGCAGGGAAAAGATAAGGAAGAGCCTTTTgccagctgtttttttttttttaagcatgagAGATGTTTTTGTTGAAGGTAGCCTGAGGTGTAAATGTATGAGCCCAGTTAGTGAATTGAACATTATGCACAGACAGAAATGTCTTCTCTGGGCAGAGTGGTGAGGGCTTACAGAAATTCGGATTTGATTCATCCAGTACCATTCTTAAAT
Proteins encoded:
- the UBE2J2 gene encoding ubiquitin-conjugating enzyme E2 J2, translated to MSNNSNKRAPTTATQRLKQDYLRIKKDPVPYICAEPLPSNILEWHYVVRGPEMTPYEGGYYHGKLIFPREFPFKPPSIYMITPNGRFKCNTRLCLSITDFHPDTWNPAWSVSTILTGLLSFMVEKGPTLGSIETSEFTKRQLAAQSLAFNLKDKVFCELFPEVVEEIKQKQKAQEELSNRPPSLPLPDVVPDGEAHYGQNGIPLLNGHVPLAPANHPGLHQANRNHGLLGGALANLFVIVGFAAFAYTVKYVLRSIAQE